In the Variovorax sp. S12S4 genome, one interval contains:
- a CDS encoding dicarboxylate/amino acid:cation symporter, whose protein sequence is MADTTITPTQKLPLYRSLYVQVITAVVIGVLLGHFYPAIGEAMKPLGDGFIKLIKMIIAPIIFCTVVVGIAGMEDMKKVGKTGGLALLYFEIVSTIALVVGLLLVNVLKPGAGMNIDPATLDTKSIAAYTGPGKMTGTVDFLLNVIPSTVVDAFAKGEILQVLLIAVLFGFALHRFGGRGTLVFDVIEKGSHVLFVIVGYIMKLAPIGAFGAMAFTIGKYGLGSLFSLGKLMGTFYLTCLLFIFVVLGLIARFHGFSIWKFIKYIKEELLIVLGTSSSESVLPRMMEKMENLGAKKACVGLVIPTGYSFNLDGTSIYLTMAAVFIAQATNTPMTLTQEITLLAVLLLTSKGAAGVTGSGFIVLAATLSAVGHVPVAGLALILGIDRFMSEARALTNLIGNGVATIVVAKWTNELDTERLKAGLNNESWVESQEPEVLEGARVSKMAD, encoded by the coding sequence ATGGCAGACACAACAATCACACCGACCCAGAAACTTCCTCTCTACCGCTCGCTTTATGTTCAGGTGATCACCGCGGTGGTCATCGGCGTGCTGCTCGGGCACTTCTATCCCGCCATCGGCGAAGCCATGAAGCCGCTCGGCGACGGCTTCATCAAGCTCATCAAGATGATCATCGCGCCGATCATCTTCTGCACGGTGGTGGTCGGCATTGCTGGCATGGAAGACATGAAGAAGGTGGGCAAGACCGGCGGCCTGGCGCTGCTCTACTTCGAGATCGTGAGCACCATCGCGCTCGTGGTCGGGCTGCTGCTGGTCAACGTGCTGAAGCCCGGCGCGGGCATGAACATCGACCCGGCCACGCTCGACACCAAGTCGATCGCCGCCTACACCGGCCCCGGCAAGATGACCGGCACGGTCGACTTTCTGCTGAACGTCATTCCCAGCACGGTGGTCGATGCCTTTGCCAAGGGCGAAATCCTGCAGGTGCTGCTCATCGCGGTGCTGTTCGGCTTTGCGCTGCACCGCTTCGGCGGGCGCGGCACGCTGGTGTTCGACGTGATCGAGAAGGGCTCGCACGTGCTCTTCGTGATCGTCGGCTACATCATGAAGCTCGCGCCCATCGGCGCCTTTGGCGCCATGGCGTTCACCATCGGCAAGTACGGCCTGGGCAGCCTGTTCTCGCTCGGCAAGCTGATGGGCACGTTCTACCTGACCTGCCTGCTGTTCATCTTCGTGGTGCTGGGGCTCATTGCGCGCTTCCACGGCTTCAGCATCTGGAAGTTCATCAAGTACATCAAGGAAGAGCTGCTGATCGTGCTGGGCACGTCGTCGTCCGAATCGGTGCTGCCGCGCATGATGGAGAAGATGGAAAACCTGGGCGCGAAGAAGGCCTGCGTGGGCCTGGTGATTCCGACCGGCTATTCGTTCAACCTGGACGGCACTTCCATCTACCTGACGATGGCGGCGGTTTTCATTGCGCAGGCCACCAACACGCCGATGACGCTGACACAGGAGATCACGCTGCTGGCCGTGCTGCTGCTCACTTCCAAGGGCGCAGCGGGCGTGACCGGGAGCGGCTTCATCGTGCTGGCCGCCACGCTGTCGGCCGTGGGCCACGTGCCGGTGGCCGGCCTTGCGCTCATCTTGGGCATCGACCGCTTCATGTCCGAGGCGCGTGCGCTGACCAACCTGATCGGCAATGGCGTGGCCACCATCGTGGTGGCAAAGTGGACCAACGAACTCGACACCGAGCGGCTGAAGGCCGGGCTCAACAATGAAAGCTGGGTCGAGTCGCAGGAGCCTGAAGTGCTCGAAGGTGCGCGCGTCAGCAAAATGGCCGACTGA
- the ybaL gene encoding YbaL family putative K(+) efflux transporter — MPHSVSLINTIAAGLGLALVFGFLAVRLRLPALVGYLLAGVIIGPFTPGFVADAGIAAQLAEIGVMLLMFGVGLHFSLDDLLAVRKIALPGALAQIAVATLLGGALALWWDWSWGEALVFGLALSVASTVVLLRALESLGILDSFTGRIAVGWLVVEDLAMVLVLVLMPPLAGALGGHAADAAGSADPLWQTLGLTLLQVGGFVALMLVVGRRAFPWILWQVTRTGSRELFTLCVIAAAVSIAFASAALFGVSFALGAFFAGMVMRESEFSHRAAQESLPLRDAFAVLFFVSVGMLFDPSVLIERPLQVLAVVGVIVLGKSLAACALVLAFRYPLGTALTVSASLAQIGEFSFILAGLGVSLGVLPVEGQSLILAGALISIATNPLWFSLIGPLQKWLHARLPVARGLESRDHPLAELPTTTEARYLSRQVVLVGYGRVGRRIAAELEANDIPYVVAEQNRELVEKLREAGVAAVWGDAADPAVLIQAHIARARVLVVATPDALNVRQMMETARTLNPGIDTVIRSHNEDEAELLTQQTAATVFLGEQELAQAMARDVVRRAAAAA; from the coding sequence ATGCCCCACAGCGTTTCCCTCATCAACACCATCGCCGCCGGCCTGGGGCTGGCGCTCGTGTTCGGCTTTCTCGCAGTGCGCCTGCGGTTGCCCGCGCTGGTGGGCTACCTGCTGGCGGGGGTGATCATCGGGCCCTTCACGCCGGGCTTCGTGGCCGATGCGGGCATTGCGGCGCAGCTGGCCGAAATCGGCGTGATGCTGCTGATGTTCGGCGTGGGCCTGCATTTTTCGCTGGACGATCTGCTGGCCGTACGCAAGATCGCCTTGCCCGGAGCGCTGGCGCAGATTGCGGTGGCCACGCTGCTCGGCGGTGCGCTGGCGCTCTGGTGGGACTGGTCCTGGGGCGAGGCGCTGGTCTTTGGGCTGGCGCTGTCGGTGGCAAGCACGGTCGTGCTGCTGCGGGCGCTCGAAAGCCTGGGCATTCTCGATTCGTTCACCGGCCGCATCGCCGTGGGCTGGCTGGTGGTCGAAGACTTGGCGATGGTGCTGGTTCTGGTGCTGATGCCGCCGCTTGCGGGAGCCTTGGGCGGCCATGCCGCCGATGCGGCAGGTTCGGCGGACCCGCTGTGGCAGACGCTCGGCCTCACCCTGCTGCAGGTGGGCGGCTTTGTGGCGCTCATGCTCGTGGTCGGAAGGCGGGCCTTTCCCTGGATTCTCTGGCAGGTTACGCGGACCGGCTCACGCGAGCTCTTCACGCTGTGCGTGATTGCGGCAGCCGTCAGCATCGCTTTCGCATCGGCGGCGCTGTTCGGGGTGTCGTTTGCGCTAGGCGCATTCTTCGCGGGCATGGTCATGCGCGAATCGGAGTTCAGCCACCGTGCCGCGCAAGAATCGCTGCCGCTGCGCGACGCCTTTGCGGTGCTGTTCTTCGTGTCGGTGGGCATGCTGTTCGACCCCTCGGTGCTCATCGAGCGTCCGCTGCAGGTGCTGGCCGTGGTGGGCGTGATCGTGCTGGGCAAGTCGCTTGCCGCCTGCGCGCTGGTGCTGGCTTTCCGCTATCCGCTGGGTACGGCGCTGACGGTGAGCGCGAGCCTCGCGCAGATCGGGGAGTTCTCGTTCATCCTGGCGGGGCTCGGCGTATCGCTTGGTGTGCTGCCAGTCGAGGGCCAGAGCCTCATCCTTGCCGGCGCGCTGATCTCCATTGCCACCAATCCGCTGTGGTTCAGCCTGATCGGGCCGTTGCAGAAGTGGCTGCATGCCCGCCTGCCGGTGGCGCGCGGGCTCGAATCGCGCGACCATCCGTTGGCCGAGCTGCCGACCACCACCGAGGCCAGATACCTCTCCAGGCAGGTGGTGCTGGTGGGCTACGGCCGCGTCGGGCGGCGCATTGCGGCCGAGCTGGAGGCCAACGACATTCCCTATGTGGTGGCCGAGCAGAACCGCGAGCTGGTCGAGAAATTGCGCGAAGCCGGCGTTGCCGCGGTGTGGGGCGATGCGGCCGACCCGGCGGTGCTGATCCAGGCGCACATTGCGCGAGCCCGTGTGCTGGTGGTCGCAACGCCCGACGCCCTGAACGTGCGCCAGATGATGGAAACCGCGCGCACGCTCAACCCCGGAATCGACACTGTCATTCGCAGCCACAACGAAGACGAAGCCGAATTGCTGACCCAGCAGACGGCGGCAACGGTATTTCTTGGCGAACAGGAACTGGCGCAGGCGATGGCGCGCGACGTTGTTCGGCGCGCCGCGGCAGCGGCGTGA
- the phbB gene encoding acetoacetyl-CoA reductase translates to MSKKVAYVTGGMGGIGTAICQRLFKDGFTVVAGCGPTRDHAKWLAEQKAQGFEFHASVGNVGDWQSTVEAFSAAKAAHGPIDVLVNNAGITRDRMFLKMTPEDWSAVIETNLNSMFNVTKQVVGDMVEKGWGRIINISSVNGAKGQAGQTNYSAAKAGMHGFTMALAQELASKGVTVNTVSPGYIGTDMVKAIRQEVLDKIVATIPVKRLGEPSEIASIISWLATDEGGYSTGADFSVNGGLHMH, encoded by the coding sequence ATGAGCAAGAAAGTTGCATATGTCACCGGAGGCATGGGTGGCATCGGAACTGCCATCTGCCAACGCCTCTTCAAGGACGGCTTCACTGTCGTCGCAGGCTGCGGCCCCACGCGCGACCATGCCAAATGGCTGGCCGAGCAAAAAGCCCAGGGCTTCGAGTTCCACGCATCGGTCGGCAATGTCGGCGACTGGCAATCCACGGTGGAGGCGTTTTCCGCTGCCAAGGCGGCGCACGGCCCCATCGACGTGCTCGTCAACAACGCCGGCATTACCCGGGACCGCATGTTCCTGAAGATGACACCGGAAGACTGGAGCGCGGTGATCGAGACCAACCTCAACAGCATGTTCAACGTCACCAAGCAGGTGGTGGGCGACATGGTCGAGAAGGGCTGGGGCCGCATCATCAACATCAGCTCGGTCAATGGCGCCAAGGGCCAGGCGGGGCAGACCAACTACTCGGCGGCCAAGGCCGGCATGCACGGCTTCACGATGGCGCTGGCGCAAGAGCTGGCGAGCAAGGGCGTCACGGTCAACACCGTGAGCCCGGGCTACATCGGCACCGACATGGTGAAAGCCATCCGCCAGGAAGTGCTCGACAAGATCGTGGCCACCATTCCCGTCAAGCGCCTGGGCGAACCCAGCGAAATCGCCTCCATCATTTCGTGGCTTGCCACGGACGAGGGCGGCTATTCCACCGGGGCCGATTTCTCGGTCAACGGCGGGCTTCACATGCACTGA